A window from Neobacillus sp. PS3-40 encodes these proteins:
- a CDS encoding glycosyltransferase — protein sequence MKKVLFLPLMRLQSGHHQVAEALMDMLKKHTDGITLKKIDLLSYTNGSLEKMITGSYLKWIRYAPGTYNRAYKSFFYVPPTKEHSFMWYQHIFLKKMEQLLAEEQPDLIVCTHGFPSYLLSKLKMRGKCDVPVINVYTDFFINSVWGQEGIDIHFLPSQDVKETLMRKNQISKQNMFVTGIPVHEEITKNVYKQKYNERPKILISGGNSGLGGILKLSDELKQSSHFDFLVLCGNNQKLYKEILSWDLDHIKPLPYLSSRSEMNKVYEEVDAIVSKPGGVTISEALHKRLPIFVHSVLPGQEKINLQYLKNKGLVFEIDQKESFEIQLLSILKDPKKMDSWKQSIQSYQKGIELEQPENMVELIKGILDQKTSNMQQVPVKKFKFFRIARANTL from the coding sequence TTGAAAAAGGTTTTATTTTTACCACTTATGCGTTTGCAGTCTGGACATCATCAAGTAGCTGAGGCATTAATGGATATGTTAAAAAAACATACAGACGGAATTACACTAAAAAAAATAGATTTGTTAAGTTATACGAATGGATCGTTAGAAAAAATGATTACAGGAAGCTATTTAAAATGGATTCGTTACGCACCAGGAACCTATAATCGTGCCTATAAAAGCTTTTTTTATGTACCGCCAACAAAAGAGCACTCCTTTATGTGGTATCAACATATCTTTTTGAAAAAAATGGAACAATTGTTAGCGGAAGAACAGCCAGATCTAATTGTTTGCACACATGGTTTCCCTTCCTACCTTCTAAGTAAGTTGAAAATGAGGGGCAAATGTGACGTTCCGGTCATAAATGTTTATACGGATTTCTTTATTAATAGTGTTTGGGGACAAGAAGGGATTGATATTCACTTTCTCCCAAGTCAGGATGTAAAAGAAACGTTAATGAGGAAGAATCAAATCTCGAAACAAAACATGTTTGTCACTGGAATTCCAGTTCATGAAGAGATTACTAAAAATGTCTATAAACAAAAATACAATGAACGACCTAAAATTTTAATATCCGGTGGAAATAGTGGTTTGGGCGGTATTTTAAAGCTGTCAGATGAGTTAAAGCAATCCTCACATTTTGATTTCTTAGTGTTGTGTGGCAATAATCAAAAACTATATAAGGAAATCCTTTCGTGGGATTTAGACCATATTAAACCATTGCCCTATCTTTCATCAAGGTCAGAAATGAACAAAGTTTATGAAGAAGTTGATGCGATCGTTTCCAAACCGGGTGGTGTTACGATTAGTGAGGCGCTCCACAAGAGACTTCCTATTTTTGTGCATTCCGTTCTTCCGGGCCAAGAGAAGATTAACCTCCAGTATTTAAAAAACAAAGGACTTGTATTTGAAATTGATCAGAAGGAATCTTTTGAAATACAATTGCTTAGTATTTTGAAAGATCCTAAAAAGATGGATTCCTGGAAGCAGTCTATTCAGTCTTATCAAAAGGGAATAGAGCTAGAGCAACCTGAGAACATGGTAGAATTGATAAAAGGAATTCTTGACCAAAAGACGAGTAATATGCAACAAGTTCCGGTGAAAAAATTTAAATTTTTCCGTATCGCAAGGGCGAATACACTGTAA
- a CDS encoding DedA family protein — MNIETVLNYIALYGYLIITLFLFFGIVGIPAPEESLLFLVGVLIVHHKLSFGPAVLSAVLGAFLGMLTAYFCGKYVGYPFIKKYGKYVGLTNERWENASTKYTKNVRKTILLGFYMPGIRQISPYFAGITKIPFRKFFVFSLLGTLLWTIPFIVAGYYAGKVFNINPEYVPYLGVFFLVVFLIYVLLKHFKKNKSK, encoded by the coding sequence ATGAATATTGAAACGGTATTAAATTATATTGCACTATATGGGTACCTCATTATTACTCTTTTCTTATTCTTTGGGATTGTAGGGATACCTGCTCCTGAAGAATCGCTTCTCTTTTTAGTTGGTGTATTGATTGTTCATCATAAACTCTCGTTTGGTCCTGCCGTGTTGTCTGCGGTCCTGGGGGCTTTTTTAGGAATGCTTACAGCTTATTTCTGTGGAAAATACGTAGGGTATCCATTTATAAAAAAATATGGAAAGTATGTAGGATTAACGAATGAACGCTGGGAGAATGCGAGCACTAAATACACGAAAAATGTTCGCAAAACGATATTGTTGGGATTTTATATGCCTGGGATACGGCAAATAAGCCCCTACTTTGCTGGGATTACGAAAATTCCTTTTCGGAAATTCTTTGTTTTTTCTCTTTTAGGCACCCTCCTTTGGACAATCCCTTTTATTGTAGCTGGATATTATGCTGGTAAAGTATTTAATATTAATCCAGAGTATGTTCCTTATTTAGGAGTCTTTTTCTTAGTTGTTTTTTTGATATACGTTTTACTAAAGCATTTTAAAAAAAACAAAAGTAAATAG
- a CDS encoding polysaccharide deacetylase family protein has protein sequence MINIIIFCMISFLVLFLLYTIFPTVLIRVTGWGITKKVKTEGIALTFDDGPSPEYTELLLDLLKKYDAKATFFVVGSNVKRNPEIIKRMYLEGHTIGIHHFDHISSWLLSPFQLKRQLNMTEMAIRECTNEKVTYYRPPWGHFNLFTLLLSKKYKVIMWSDIFGDWKVDKCKNGLLDQLRKTTEAGSILLLHDCGETWGADKEAPKFMMENLAIFLKENQNKGTRFVTLKDR, from the coding sequence GTGATAAATATAATTATTTTTTGTATGATTAGCTTCTTAGTGCTATTTCTTCTTTATACTATTTTTCCAACGGTGCTTATTCGTGTTACTGGTTGGGGCATAACTAAAAAAGTAAAGACCGAGGGAATAGCCCTAACATTCGATGATGGTCCAAGTCCAGAATATACGGAATTATTACTAGATCTTTTAAAAAAGTATGATGCAAAAGCAACATTTTTTGTGGTTGGAAGCAATGTGAAAAGGAATCCTGAAATCATTAAGCGAATGTATCTCGAGGGGCATACGATTGGGATTCACCATTTTGATCATATCTCAAGTTGGCTTCTTTCACCCTTTCAATTAAAGAGGCAATTGAACATGACGGAAATGGCAATCCGAGAATGCACGAATGAAAAGGTTACTTATTATCGACCACCATGGGGTCATTTCAATCTATTTACCCTCCTTTTAAGTAAAAAATATAAGGTAATTATGTGGTCGGATATTTTCGGAGATTGGAAAGTAGACAAGTGTAAAAATGGTTTGCTTGATCAATTGCGAAAAACGACAGAAGCAGGTTCCATTCTATTGCTCCATGACTGTGGGGAAACATGGGGTGCAGATAAAGAAGCCCCCAAATTTATGATGGAAAACTTAGCGATTTTTTTAAAGGAAAATCAAAACAAGGGAACACGGTTTGTGACATTAAAAGATAGATAA
- a CDS encoding HAMP domain-containing sensor histidine kinase has product MKITSKINLITTTWILCVLIAVNTIVFFSFMRITVNMEEAELHQKAQNMIDEINLDDPPAVIKEKLFPYLTTHSYIRIINPDSKVLNEISNDKHLIGKLKAKFTSKVETQRRTIRPVHGEEQIIIERIPIKTGGKVIGSLEMGERIVGLELGKDVLLSILIFCTVLGAVLSLLGGRWLSNIIMRPISNMIDTMEDIEQSGIPKRIDILHETKDELQKMAVTFNRMIGRLDSNLEKQKQFISDASHELKTPLTVIKSYADLLRRRGIRNEQVTLEAIESIHSEATRIQKMTERFLDLANSELEGPLDFKSINVLHLCQNIIKQLKGAYKREIILHYKEAQVTVVADELKLKQVIIILLDNAIKYSTDKIDVYVGENEKFSSILVKDYGIGIPENEIDNIFERFYRVDKARGRETGGTGLGLSIAKNIMKQHNGEIKVRSTDGIGTEVELLLPKRSIEVKGTV; this is encoded by the coding sequence ATGAAAATTACCTCAAAGATTAATCTTATAACAACTACTTGGATCCTTTGTGTTTTAATTGCTGTCAATACTATTGTCTTTTTTTCTTTTATGAGAATTACCGTAAATATGGAAGAAGCAGAATTGCATCAAAAGGCCCAAAATATGATAGACGAAATAAATTTGGATGATCCTCCTGCAGTGATAAAAGAGAAATTATTCCCCTACTTAACGACCCATTCATATATAAGGATCATTAATCCAGATTCTAAAGTTTTAAACGAAATATCCAATGATAAGCATTTGATCGGTAAACTAAAAGCGAAGTTCACCAGCAAAGTCGAAACACAGAGACGCACCATTAGACCGGTGCATGGTGAAGAGCAAATTATTATCGAAAGGATACCAATTAAAACGGGCGGAAAGGTTATTGGTTCACTAGAGATGGGTGAAAGAATTGTAGGACTGGAATTAGGAAAGGATGTATTGCTCTCCATCCTCATATTTTGCACTGTTTTAGGTGCGGTTCTATCGCTACTTGGAGGCAGATGGTTATCCAATATTATTATGAGACCTATCTCGAATATGATTGACACAATGGAGGATATTGAACAAAGTGGGATTCCAAAAAGAATAGATATTCTCCATGAAACAAAGGATGAACTCCAAAAAATGGCCGTTACATTCAATCGGATGATTGGAAGATTAGATTCGAATTTGGAAAAACAGAAGCAATTCATTTCCGATGCTTCCCATGAATTAAAGACCCCGCTTACCGTTATCAAAAGTTATGCTGACCTTCTGCGGAGACGTGGAATTCGAAATGAACAGGTTACACTTGAAGCCATTGAATCTATTCATTCCGAGGCGACTCGAATCCAAAAGATGACGGAAAGATTTCTAGATCTAGCCAATTCGGAATTGGAAGGTCCCTTAGATTTTAAATCAATAAACGTACTTCACTTGTGCCAAAATATAATCAAACAATTAAAAGGGGCATATAAAAGAGAAATTATCCTTCATTATAAAGAAGCACAGGTGACAGTAGTCGCAGATGAATTAAAGTTAAAACAGGTGATTATTATATTACTTGATAATGCAATAAAATATAGTACAGATAAAATAGATGTTTATGTAGGGGAGAATGAAAAATTTTCGTCTATTCTAGTAAAGGATTATGGAATAGGGATCCCTGAAAATGAAATTGATAATATCTTTGAACGGTTTTACCGAGTAGATAAGGCCAGAGGCCGGGAAACTGGGGGGACAGGGCTAGGTTTGTCGATAGCAAAAAATATCATGAAGCAGCATAATGGCGAAATAAAGGTGAGAAGTACTGATGGAATCGGAACAGAAGTGGAGTTGCTCTTACCAAAGAGGAGCATTGAAGTGAAAGGAACTGTTTAA
- a CDS encoding response regulator transcription factor: protein MSQRILVVEDEHQIAKILKIELEYEGYEVVVANDGKSGLEVALTEKLDLILLDVMLPGLNGLEVLRRVRKENSIIPVILLTARNMTMDKVSGLDQGANDYITKPFEMEELLARVRSCLRQNSLAANTSKIEGSMLSVGDLLINLETREVKRGGISISLTPKEFDLLVYLVSYKSKIVTRDSILFNVWGYEYEGETNVIDVYIRHLRKKIEEGFSTPIIHTVRGVGYTVRES from the coding sequence ATTAGCCAACGTATTTTAGTTGTAGAAGATGAACATCAAATAGCTAAGATTTTGAAGATAGAGCTTGAGTATGAAGGATATGAAGTGGTTGTCGCGAATGATGGAAAGTCGGGACTCGAAGTCGCTTTAACGGAAAAACTAGATTTAATTTTATTGGATGTAATGTTGCCTGGGTTGAATGGACTTGAGGTTTTAAGAAGAGTCCGAAAAGAGAATAGCATCATCCCAGTTATTTTATTAACAGCTCGTAATATGACTATGGATAAGGTATCTGGACTAGATCAGGGGGCTAATGATTACATCACGAAGCCTTTTGAAATGGAGGAATTGTTAGCAAGAGTTCGTTCTTGTCTTCGTCAAAATTCACTTGCAGCAAATACCTCTAAAATAGAGGGCTCTATGTTATCGGTGGGAGATTTACTTATTAATCTTGAAACTAGAGAGGTTAAACGAGGTGGTATTTCTATCTCGTTAACCCCAAAAGAATTTGATCTACTCGTGTATTTAGTATCCTACAAAAGTAAAATTGTGACACGTGACAGTATCCTTTTTAATGTATGGGGCTATGAATATGAAGGGGAGACCAACGTCATTGATGTCTATATCCGCCATTTACGGAAGAAAATTGAAGAGGGGTTTTCTACCCCGATTATTCATACGGTAAGGGGAGTAGGGTATACAGTAAGGGAGAGTTAA
- a CDS encoding phosphatase PAP2 family protein: protein MNLKFQLSIALLLSLISLICFGFMAFFVSSHEIVHFDRTVISFITGFESPTLTSTMKVFTFIGSSKTIIILSVLILFFLYKVLKHRSELILFLAVIGGANILFFSLKLFFHRARPDLHRLIEVSGYSFPSGHATNAFALYGIFAFLLWRHIPTRLGRTVLILISIVMILSIGVSRIYLGVHYPSDVIAGYFISGFWLTMAIWFYQRYKEKSSIGSRIR, encoded by the coding sequence ATGAACTTAAAGTTCCAACTTTCAATTGCTTTACTGTTAAGTTTGATTTCACTTATTTGTTTTGGTTTCATGGCATTTTTCGTAAGTTCCCATGAAATCGTCCACTTTGACAGGACAGTTATTTCATTTATTACTGGGTTTGAATCGCCAACTTTGACATCCACTATGAAAGTTTTCACCTTTATAGGTTCTTCGAAAACAATCATAATTCTTTCTGTTCTAATTTTATTTTTTCTCTATAAAGTACTTAAACATCGATCTGAATTAATTCTATTTCTTGCCGTAATCGGCGGGGCAAACATCCTCTTCTTTTCACTAAAACTATTCTTCCACAGGGCTCGCCCAGATTTACATCGGCTCATTGAGGTAAGCGGGTATAGTTTTCCAAGCGGTCATGCAACAAATGCATTTGCACTATATGGAATTTTCGCCTTCTTACTATGGCGTCACATTCCTACACGCTTAGGTCGAACCGTTTTGATTTTAATAAGTATCGTGATGATCCTTTCGATTGGAGTAAGTAGGATTTATCTAGGGGTTCACTATCCAAGTGACGTCATCGCGGGATATTTTATAAGTGGATTCTGGCTGACAATGGCTATTTGGTTCTATCAAAGGTATAAAGAAAAATCGTCGATTGGTTCTAGAATTAGATAA
- a CDS encoding MFS transporter, which produces MGYSLSNIKEKPNYHWYVVATVCMGAFMAALDASIINIALPNLQHQFHARMDEIEWVSLSYLLSLASLILIFGRLADMIGRRWLYIIGFIIFSVSSLFCGLAPTLSLLLLSRVLQGVGAALLQANSVSIITFATPRRDLGKAIGIQASAQGIGLSLGPVIGGALLSFISWKWLFFINLPVGIAGTIVGILFLPKDSAGKVRKKFDYVGAIFLIPSLITIIYILNMGLKMGWRSPIMIGCYVIAMITSFLFFLIERKRTEPLVDLTLFKNSFFSFGNITSAMSFMVMYAVLLLTPYYLDHVKHLPIFQASLLITVVPIGMTIFTPISGRMTDHRGPAIPALIGLAMTTVGSLLLVFIDSTGTYIITCMGLFLIGSGIGMFTPPNNSNVMGNAPKNALGIAGGILNMSRTVGMGLGVTLGGLTYQLFLQIYEPSNLDFMILAFRSSYCVIAVLSFLTLIVTYKNFKKMVKNIDGNYSSR; this is translated from the coding sequence TTGGGCTATTCATTATCAAACATCAAAGAGAAGCCAAATTATCATTGGTATGTAGTAGCCACTGTTTGTATGGGTGCTTTTATGGCGGCGCTAGATGCAAGTATTATTAATATTGCTCTTCCCAATTTGCAGCATCAGTTTCATGCTCGAATGGATGAAATAGAATGGGTAAGTTTGTCTTATTTATTGTCTTTGGCATCGCTTATTCTGATTTTCGGTCGACTTGCAGATATGATTGGGCGTCGATGGCTATATATCATTGGGTTTATTATATTTTCGGTTAGTTCATTATTCTGCGGACTTGCCCCAACACTTTCACTTTTATTGCTGTCCCGCGTACTTCAAGGAGTTGGAGCGGCCCTCTTGCAGGCTAACAGTGTATCCATTATAACATTTGCTACGCCAAGGAGGGACCTCGGAAAAGCAATTGGTATTCAAGCAAGTGCCCAAGGAATTGGTTTGAGTTTAGGTCCTGTTATTGGAGGGGCGTTGCTTTCTTTTATAAGCTGGAAGTGGCTCTTCTTTATTAACCTCCCTGTCGGTATAGCGGGAACAATAGTAGGGATCTTATTTTTACCAAAAGATTCTGCTGGAAAAGTAAGAAAGAAATTTGACTATGTAGGTGCAATTTTTCTCATACCCTCTTTAATTACGATTATCTATATATTAAATATGGGATTAAAAATGGGCTGGAGATCTCCAATCATGATTGGATGTTATGTAATCGCAATGATAACTTCCTTTCTCTTCTTCTTAATAGAACGAAAACGAACAGAGCCTTTGGTGGACTTGACTCTTTTTAAAAATTCTTTTTTTAGCTTTGGAAATATTACAAGTGCTATGTCGTTTATGGTTATGTATGCTGTCCTATTATTGACACCGTACTATTTGGATCATGTAAAGCATCTTCCTATTTTTCAAGCTAGTCTCTTGATCACTGTTGTACCAATAGGAATGACCATCTTTACTCCTATTTCAGGAAGGATGACAGATCACCGGGGGCCTGCTATTCCAGCACTTATCGGGCTTGCTATGACGACAGTCGGATCGCTACTGTTGGTATTTATAGATAGTACGGGAACATACATTATAACGTGTATGGGACTCTTTTTAATTGGTTCAGGCATTGGAATGTTTACTCCTCCAAATAATAGCAATGTAATGGGAAATGCCCCGAAAAATGCATTGGGAATTGCTGGAGGAATCTTAAATATGTCACGCACAGTAGGAATGGGCTTGGGTGTAACATTGGGTGGATTAACCTATCAGCTCTTTTTACAAATCTATGAACCTTCTAATCTGGATTTTATGATTTTAGCATTTCGGTCGTCTTACTGTGTTATCGCAGTTTTATCATTTTTGACCTTAATCGTAACCTATAAAAATTTTAAAAAAATGGTTAAGAATATAGATGGTAACTATAGTAGTAGATAG
- a CDS encoding ABC transporter ATP-binding protein — protein sequence MIRRFFTYYRPHKRLFIIDFTSAVFVAILELAFPVAVKWFIDKLLPNGNWATILTVSLLLLGIYVLSTFLQYIVSYLGHKLGINIETDMRRQLFYHVQKQSFRFFDNTKTGHIMSRITNDLFDIGELAHHGPEDFFIAIMTFIGAFWIMLTINAKLALVTILVVPFLVWIITYCNIRMNKAWDGMYSKIADVNGRVEDSVSGVRVVQSFTNEAFEMKRFDVDNEKFRIAKLVAYKVMAFTNSSIYMMTRFVTLIVLVFGAWLSFHNQLSYGELVGFVLYVNVLMKPVDKISALMELYPKGMAGFSRFVSLLDEQPDINDKVDAIEVPSLKGNIQFDDVSFKYDNDQTVLEDINLKVNAGETVAFVGPSGAGKTTICSLIPRFYDVENGKITIDNIDIRDMTKLSLRSQIGIVQQDVFLFTGTVRENIAYGDLQATDEEIREAARRAHLESFIDSLPDGYHTQIGERGLKLSGGQKQRLAIARMFLKNPPILILDEATSALDTETEKIIQQSLNELAENRTTLIIAHRLATIRGADRIIVVTEDGIAEQGSFEELLELGGIFAKLHHIQYEKMVY from the coding sequence ATGATTCGACGATTTTTTACTTATTATCGGCCACATAAGCGATTATTTATTATTGATTTTACAAGTGCGGTCTTTGTGGCTATCCTTGAATTGGCTTTTCCTGTTGCCGTGAAGTGGTTTATTGATAAACTTTTACCAAATGGTAATTGGGCAACGATTCTTACAGTCAGCTTGCTGTTACTCGGGATCTATGTGTTGAGTACGTTTCTTCAATATATTGTCAGTTATCTCGGCCATAAGCTTGGCATTAACATTGAGACCGATATGCGTCGACAACTGTTTTATCACGTTCAAAAGCAATCATTTCGTTTTTTTGATAATACAAAAACCGGACATATTATGAGTCGGATTACGAATGACTTATTCGATATTGGAGAGCTGGCCCACCATGGTCCAGAAGACTTTTTTATCGCCATCATGACATTTATTGGTGCGTTTTGGATTATGCTCACAATCAACGCAAAGCTTGCCCTTGTGACCATTCTTGTTGTTCCGTTTTTGGTATGGATTATCACCTATTGCAATATTAGAATGAACAAAGCATGGGATGGAATGTATTCCAAAATAGCCGATGTCAATGGCCGTGTCGAGGATAGTGTCTCAGGCGTTCGCGTTGTTCAATCATTTACGAATGAAGCATTTGAAATGAAGCGTTTTGATGTGGATAATGAGAAATTCCGCATCGCAAAGCTTGTTGCTTACAAAGTAATGGCATTTACAAACTCAAGTATCTACATGATGACCCGTTTTGTCACGCTAATCGTATTAGTATTTGGCGCCTGGTTAAGCTTCCACAATCAATTATCTTACGGAGAATTAGTTGGCTTTGTATTATATGTAAATGTTTTAATGAAACCAGTTGATAAAATAAGTGCACTAATGGAGTTATATCCAAAAGGAATGGCAGGCTTTTCTCGTTTTGTTTCATTACTTGACGAACAACCGGATATAAATGACAAAGTAGATGCCATCGAAGTCCCTTCTCTAAAAGGCAATATTCAGTTTGATGATGTATCGTTCAAATATGACAATGACCAGACCGTTTTGGAAGATATTAATCTAAAAGTCAATGCCGGGGAAACCGTTGCCTTTGTCGGGCCTTCGGGAGCTGGAAAAACAACCATTTGTTCACTCATTCCCCGTTTTTATGATGTCGAAAATGGAAAAATAACAATAGACAATATCGATATTCGTGATATGACAAAGTTGTCCCTTCGTTCTCAAATAGGTATCGTGCAACAAGATGTGTTTCTATTTACGGGAACCGTTCGTGAAAATATTGCCTATGGTGACCTACAGGCAACAGACGAGGAAATTCGAGAAGCAGCAAGAAGGGCCCATCTAGAATCCTTTATCGATTCCTTACCAGACGGGTACCACACCCAAATTGGCGAAAGAGGACTGAAGCTTTCTGGTGGCCAAAAACAACGACTTGCAATCGCAAGAATGTTCCTAAAAAATCCACCCATTTTAATATTAGATGAAGCTACCTCAGCTCTGGATACCGAAACAGAAAAGATCATTCAACAATCCTTAAATGAATTAGCTGAAAATCGAACAACACTCATTATTGCTCACCGACTCGCAACGATTCGTGGTGCAGATCGAATCATAGTTGTTACCGAAGACGGCATCGCCGAACAAGGAAGCTTTGAAGAGTTGCTAGAGCTTGGGGGAATTTTTGCCAAACTGCATCATATTCAGTACGAGAAAATGGTTTATTAA
- a CDS encoding ATP-binding protein, translated as MKKSLFSKLFKTYVIVTLLSIVMVSFFFYLFFKSYYFSVKEQQMITQGEKMAQILSPYIKDQEFNRSKEIIKEYNKVNISQMWIVNKDRKFISDLEGQNNTEHLHPKTNQLESALNGKVATNYGMVKYLSTPVLTVALPIYVEGKVAGAIFVCNPLSDIKASIIQTWHIVIFAGMISILIVAFVSYFISQSITKPIKEITKSSLEMIKGNFTKQAKVYSSDEIGILAGTFNTMMLTLDKTLRDLENEKNKMAALERMQREFVANASHELRTPLTSVRGYLEALLDGVVSSEEQENRYLRITLKETLRLQRLVKGLLDLSKIESGQIKINKKELNLSEIINRTVMNLEPLADDRLLSLRADVQEHLPTVLGDEDLIEQVLINYITNAIRFTPDGGQITVKAVIHEGEVHVHVIDTGIGITPEELSKVWKRFYKIDQVRSSSKEGAGLGLSLVKEIMDRLDGKAWVESTLNQGSIFSFSLKIIKK; from the coding sequence ATGAAGAAAAGCTTATTTAGTAAGCTTTTTAAAACCTATGTTATAGTGACCCTTCTCAGTATTGTAATGGTAAGCTTTTTTTTCTACCTTTTTTTTAAAAGTTATTATTTTAGTGTAAAAGAACAACAAATGATTACCCAAGGGGAGAAAATGGCTCAAATATTAAGTCCTTATATAAAGGATCAAGAATTTAATAGAAGTAAAGAAATCATTAAAGAATATAATAAAGTAAATATTTCACAAATGTGGATTGTTAATAAAGACAGGAAATTTATTAGTGATTTAGAAGGACAAAATAATACAGAACATTTACATCCAAAAACCAATCAACTAGAGAGTGCACTTAACGGAAAAGTTGCAACAAATTATGGAATGGTAAAATATTTAAGTACACCTGTTTTAACAGTAGCTTTACCTATATATGTGGAAGGTAAAGTAGCCGGGGCCATTTTTGTATGTAATCCTCTTTCAGATATTAAAGCAAGTATCATTCAGACCTGGCATATAGTGATTTTTGCTGGAATGATCTCTATTCTTATTGTTGCGTTTGTAAGTTATTTTATATCACAGTCTATTACGAAGCCAATTAAGGAAATAACGAAAAGTTCTTTAGAGATGATAAAAGGGAATTTTACAAAACAAGCGAAAGTATATTCATCTGATGAAATAGGTATATTGGCAGGAACATTTAATACAATGATGCTTACCCTTGATAAAACTTTACGAGATTTAGAAAATGAAAAAAATAAAATGGCTGCATTGGAAAGAATGCAAAGAGAATTTGTTGCAAATGCTTCTCATGAACTTCGGACCCCTTTGACTTCAGTTCGTGGGTACCTTGAAGCACTGTTAGATGGTGTTGTAAGCAGTGAAGAACAGGAAAATAGATATCTTAGAATTACTCTTAAAGAGACACTGAGACTACAAAGATTAGTCAAAGGTCTATTAGATTTGTCGAAAATTGAATCAGGACAAATTAAGATTAATAAAAAAGAATTAAATCTTTCAGAAATTATTAACCGAACCGTTATGAATCTTGAACCTTTGGCAGATGATCGATTACTTTCTTTAAGGGCGGATGTGCAGGAACATTTACCAACTGTTTTGGGCGATGAAGACCTAATAGAACAAGTTCTCATTAATTATATCACTAATGCGATACGGTTTACTCCCGACGGTGGGCAAATTACAGTAAAGGCCGTCATACACGAAGGTGAAGTACACGTTCACGTAATAGACACTGGTATTGGAATTACTCCTGAGGAGCTTTCAAAGGTTTGGAAAAGATTTTATAAAATCGATCAAGTTAGATCTTCATCTAAAGAGGGAGCCGGTTTAGGGCTATCCCTAGTAAAAGAAATAATGGACCGCTTAGATGGTAAAGCCTGGGTAGAAAGCACTCTAAATCAAGGGTCTATATTTAGTTTCAGTTTAAAAATAATTAAAAAATAG
- a CDS encoding response regulator transcription factor translates to MNKKRILVVDDEENVSDLLKLYLEAEGFEVQIAEDGLSALTLAKQFKPDLIILDIMLPFKDGWQVAKELRLTMNNPIIMLSAKGEESDKILGLNLGGDDYVTKPFSPGEVVARVNAILRRSKSEIEDNDKLEFANLVIDIKKYEIVVDGTKIMSTPKEVELLWFLASNPGRVFNREHLLDKIWGYSYLGDSRTVDTHIKRLRRKIENGLPYTYLQTVWGVGYKFEVIKYEEKLI, encoded by the coding sequence ATGAATAAAAAAAGAATTTTGGTGGTAGATGATGAGGAAAATGTATCAGATCTACTTAAATTATACTTAGAGGCAGAAGGTTTTGAAGTACAGATAGCAGAGGACGGATTAAGTGCATTGACACTTGCCAAACAGTTTAAGCCGGATTTAATCATCCTAGATATTATGCTTCCATTTAAAGATGGCTGGCAAGTAGCTAAAGAACTAAGGCTGACTATGAATAATCCTATCATAATGCTCTCGGCAAAGGGAGAAGAATCGGATAAAATACTTGGATTAAATTTAGGTGGAGATGACTATGTAACTAAACCCTTCTCTCCAGGAGAAGTTGTGGCCAGGGTAAATGCTATTTTGAGAAGATCCAAATCAGAAATAGAAGATAATGATAAATTGGAATTTGCCAACCTTGTTATTGATATTAAAAAATATGAAATTGTTGTTGATGGAACAAAAATAATGAGTACTCCAAAAGAAGTAGAACTTTTATGGTTCCTTGCTAGTAATCCAGGCAGAGTATTTAATAGAGAACATTTGTTGGATAAAATTTGGGGATATTCTTATCTAGGAGATTCTCGCACTGTTGATACCCATATTAAACGTTTGCGACGAAAGATTGAGAATGGGCTTCCCTATACTTACCTTCAAACTGTATGGGGAGTAGGATATAAATTTGAGGTGATAAAATATGAAGAAAAGCTTATTTAG